In Bosea vestrisii, the following are encoded in one genomic region:
- a CDS encoding FRG domain-containing protein, giving the protein MSENFNYIAFGAREEVENPDGLIGMTRGRMFEYTPSDIAKRLEALDQDSILFLESLPTFLCSEIERFKSSASMLIKYGRITNIKSGRKEVSSTFKTLIDFGNVEFPDIEAARAVFDASGFQLYRTHWAVREGAPKQILERLAKIKPQFSDEVRAQLAPNPAIALAEPPPRTKKLIGTADSVEAFLQILYGLPAKGDTETFFRGHENERFELTPSLLRRRNDGGWQFMPNEDRLCKELLIAHYEEFQADQYCFDRLVRMQHYRLPTRLLDISSNPLVALFFACHSEPEPLDIDGEVIIFRVKADRMKYYDSDTVSCLANLSNLTYSQKNEIDLKLDIGAFKKTDAALKLLHHIKSEKGFFEARIAPDDLGSIICVKAKRTNTRIKSQSGAFLLFGHEATLPEHGQDGIEINRVTIREKRRILEQLDSLNINAMTVYPSIDQTAVHLRARYLAAQGS; this is encoded by the coding sequence ATGTCTGAGAATTTCAACTACATTGCCTTCGGCGCGCGCGAAGAAGTCGAAAATCCCGATGGCCTCATTGGAATGACTCGGGGGCGGATGTTTGAATATACGCCCAGCGATATAGCAAAACGCCTTGAAGCTCTTGACCAAGACTCTATCTTATTCTTGGAGAGTCTTCCGACTTTTCTGTGCAGTGAGATTGAGCGTTTTAAGAGCTCTGCCTCCATGCTTATCAAGTACGGGAGGATCACAAACATCAAATCTGGCCGAAAAGAAGTATCGTCTACATTCAAGACATTGATCGATTTTGGAAATGTCGAATTTCCCGACATTGAGGCGGCGCGGGCGGTCTTCGACGCCAGCGGTTTTCAGCTTTATCGTACGCATTGGGCTGTCAGAGAAGGCGCCCCGAAGCAAATCCTAGAACGCCTTGCGAAAATCAAGCCGCAATTTAGCGATGAGGTCAGAGCACAACTGGCCCCCAATCCAGCTATCGCTTTAGCCGAGCCGCCTCCGCGCACCAAAAAACTGATTGGCACTGCCGACAGCGTAGAAGCATTTCTTCAAATTCTGTACGGGCTTCCGGCTAAGGGAGATACAGAGACTTTTTTCCGAGGACATGAAAACGAGCGATTTGAGCTCACACCCTCGTTACTGCGACGTAGGAACGATGGCGGGTGGCAGTTCATGCCGAACGAAGATCGGCTCTGTAAGGAGCTGCTCATCGCTCATTACGAAGAATTTCAAGCTGATCAATACTGCTTCGATCGCCTCGTCCGTATGCAACACTACAGACTTCCTACTCGATTACTCGACATTTCCAGCAATCCTCTTGTTGCATTGTTTTTTGCGTGTCATAGCGAGCCGGAGCCACTGGACATCGACGGCGAAGTTATCATTTTTCGCGTCAAAGCGGATCGAATGAAGTATTACGACTCAGACACTGTTAGCTGCCTCGCTAATTTGTCAAATTTAACATATAGCCAAAAGAACGAAATCGACCTAAAACTCGACATCGGCGCATTTAAGAAGACCGATGCTGCTCTTAAGCTATTACATCACATCAAGTCAGAGAAGGGGTTTTTCGAAGCCCGGATCGCGCCCGATGACCTCGGCTCCATAATTTGCGTGAAGGCAAAACGCACTAACACTAGGATTAAATCACAGTCAGGCGCATTCCTGCTGTTCGGCCATGAAGCCACACTGCCGGAGCACGGCCAAGACGGCATCGAAATTAATCGCGTGACCATTCGAGAAAAGCGACGCATCCTCGAACAACTAGACAGTCTGAACATCAATGCGATGACCGTTTACCCGAGCATTGATCAGACGGCAGTTCACCTCAGGGCGCGGTACCTCGCTGCGCAAGGTAGCTGA
- a CDS encoding site-specific integrase, whose translation MGSGRGKYIVIEAEVAEGLLIDTVQARSEAIADEEGEKRGDTFADLALGRSTPLKHYMETWLSEPGKRGTVRAERTKLEYQGIVSAFEDWLAKGRHASTVEAVTRKIAGEYVSSLHKDGLSAARIRDVCAAFSTYWVWLEKRGCVPESFNPWKGQAVAKVKKVVPLSSGEEQDDDEPRPFETDELEKLFTDVEDIALRDLMHVAALSGMRIDEACSLTVGQCAQGIFDVRGTKTKAAKRKVPIHPDLSELIKRRCSDKPSTDWLFPEAGEPDKFGKRGPVMSARFYKFRTNRKVDDKPEGQRMSRVNFHSFRRWFVSEAVKAAQPLHVIRQVVGHEQPKSDVTLSTYFRGELEQAKVACVNSVVMPQSVRELLPVSSGQLAAPATGELQEVDG comes from the coding sequence GTGGGATCCGGCCGGGGGAAATACATCGTCATCGAGGCGGAGGTTGCCGAAGGGCTCCTCATCGACACCGTCCAAGCCCGCAGCGAGGCGATTGCTGATGAGGAAGGTGAGAAGCGTGGAGACACCTTCGCCGATTTGGCGCTCGGTCGCTCAACGCCGCTGAAGCATTACATGGAGACGTGGCTGTCGGAGCCCGGTAAACGCGGGACGGTGAGGGCGGAGCGGACGAAGCTCGAATACCAAGGCATTGTGTCGGCCTTTGAGGACTGGCTTGCGAAGGGTCGGCACGCTTCAACAGTCGAGGCCGTAACCCGGAAGATCGCAGGCGAGTATGTCAGCTCGCTCCACAAGGACGGCCTGTCGGCAGCCCGCATTCGGGATGTGTGCGCGGCCTTCTCCACCTATTGGGTTTGGCTGGAGAAGCGCGGGTGCGTCCCGGAGTCCTTCAATCCCTGGAAGGGACAGGCTGTCGCCAAAGTGAAGAAGGTGGTGCCTCTGTCGTCGGGGGAGGAACAGGACGACGACGAGCCTAGGCCGTTCGAGACAGACGAGTTGGAGAAGCTCTTCACGGATGTCGAGGATATTGCCCTTCGTGACCTCATGCACGTTGCGGCGCTCTCCGGGATGCGGATTGACGAGGCTTGCAGCCTGACAGTTGGGCAATGTGCGCAGGGCATCTTTGATGTCCGGGGCACGAAGACGAAAGCGGCCAAGCGGAAGGTCCCTATCCACCCTGACCTGTCGGAGTTGATAAAGCGACGCTGTAGCGACAAGCCGTCAACCGACTGGCTATTCCCGGAGGCTGGCGAGCCCGACAAGTTCGGTAAACGGGGGCCGGTCATGAGCGCCCGGTTCTATAAGTTCCGGACGAACCGGAAGGTTGATGATAAGCCGGAGGGACAGAGGATGTCCCGAGTCAACTTCCACTCGTTCCGCCGTTGGTTCGTGTCGGAGGCGGTGAAGGCCGCACAGCCCCTTCATGTGATCCGGCAGGTTGTCGGACACGAGCAGCCGAAGAGCGACGTGACGCTCAGCACGTACTTCCGGGGAGAGCTGGAACAGGCGAAAGTGGCGTGCGTGAACTCGGTGGTCATGCCGCAGAGCGTCCGGGAGCTGTTGCCGGTTTCTTCAGGTCAGCTAGCAGCGCCAGCGACAGGGGAGCTTCAGGAGGTGGATGGGTAG